One Tomitella gaofuii DNA segment encodes these proteins:
- a CDS encoding DivIVA domain-containing protein, whose translation MLTAILYVVLIALVAGLLFVVAALVFGRGEEAAPLPPGGSPAWLPDHAIDGDDVRALRFQQAFRGYKASEVDWALQRLANEVERLRAVVAAQDGALGVHTEAETGTRGGGAQAVPAVPADPDEGPGRCGAADGDREE comes from the coding sequence ATGCTGACCGCGATCCTGTACGTGGTGCTCATCGCGCTGGTGGCCGGGCTGCTGTTCGTCGTTGCCGCACTGGTGTTCGGCCGCGGCGAGGAGGCGGCACCACTTCCGCCCGGGGGATCGCCCGCCTGGTTGCCAGACCACGCGATCGACGGCGACGACGTGCGCGCATTGCGGTTCCAGCAGGCGTTCCGGGGATACAAGGCGTCCGAGGTGGATTGGGCATTGCAACGCCTCGCCAACGAGGTCGAGCGGTTGCGGGCCGTCGTCGCTGCGCAGGACGGGGCCCTGGGGGTGCATACGGAGGCCGAGACGGGCACCCGCGGAGGCGGTGCGCAGGCGGTTCCGGCGGTCCCGGCCGACCCGGACGAGGGTCCGGGGCGGTGTGGGGCGGCGGACGGCGATAGGGAAGAATAG